GTTTTTTACAACGGCTTTATTAACCATCAATCTTGCACTTATATCGTCTGTAAACGCTGAAATCAACTATTGCGAAGATTTATTTAAGAACGGTAAATATGATCAGACAGTCGAAGCATGCACCACTGAACTTCGCAATACCGATTCGAAAGACACTCAGGCGCACGCATATTATTATCGCGGTCGTGCTTACGAGCAAAAAGGTGACTCCGAAAAAGCATTTGCAGATTTAACAAAAGCGCTCGAATTGAATAGTAAACTTTATCCGGCAAATATAAGCCTCGGGATGATCTACTATCACCGCGGGTCCTTTGACAAAGCCATAGCTGAATATAATAAAGCTCTTGAGCTTCAGCCTGAACGCCTGTTCCTCTGTGCTCTCTATACAAACAGAGGCAATGCGTTTGCATCGCAAGGGCACATAGATGAAGCGATTGCTGATTTCTCCAAGTGTATAGAATCGAGCACCAAGAATGATTCTCTAGCTAGGGCCTATGCCATGCGAGGCACAGCCTATCTATCGAAAAAAGAATATGACCGATCTATTTTGGATTGTAGCAAGGCTATTGAGCTGGATTCAAAGTTTACTGCAGCTTACAATCAACGAGGTCTCGCCTTCCATTCCAAAGGTAAATATGACCAAGCAGTGGCGGATTTCAGCAAGGCGATTGACCTGGAACCAAAGGGAATGTATGTGTACGCATCATACGCAAACCGTGGTAATTCTTTAAAGGCGCAAGGTAAATATGAGCTAGCCATATTCGACTACAAAAGGGCCATTGAGCTAAAGGAGAAGATTCCTAACACGCATTACAATATGGCTTGCGCCTATGCACTTGCCAATAAAACACACGAAGCTTGCCTCTCGCTTCAAAAAGCTATAGCTAACGGATATTCAAACTGGGGCAAGATTAAAACCGATTCAGAGCTTGGCAATCTTCACGATAGCCCGTGCTATAAAAGCATTTTGCACGGCGAATGACACTACTAACAAGTCGTTCGAGTCCCGCGCTGCGCAAACGCGGGGCTCAACTCGTCGTTCAACCGCATATTACATCTGGAAAAGTGCAACTCTGCTGACAATTCGTCCGTTCCACAGTGGTCGGTGCGCTGTTTAACCTCTCACCACCCCGTCTCAACATCCCTATTGACACCATTTCTTCTTCGCATTATCGTGTAAGCAGTACCCGACAGCCGATGAGCGAAAATCTTTAAAACGAGATTGCTTCGCTCGCACAGACGGCCGAGTACAGAGGGTCCCGATGAGCAGCAAGGATTTTGCCAGCCGTCCCTTCGAGAAGCTCAAAAAGAAGATCGCGATTGCCGAGGCGGCAGCCGCGCCCGCCCCCGTCCGCGCGAAGAGGAAGGAAGACTATTCCGACGAGGAATTGTTCAGCGCCGAGATGGACGGCGTGCGCGAGATCGAGGCCTTCCGCACCCTTGCCTGCGGACACCGCACCCGCACGCATGCGCCCCGCCAGCAGCGCGACGAGGTGTGGGACGCGATGGCCTGCCTCGAAGCGATCGTGAAGGGCGAGCATCCCCTGGATCTGGCCCAGACGCAGGAGTATGTTGCCTGGGCCCACGGGGACTTCCGGCCCGACATCGTCGCGAGCCTGCACCAGGGCAGGTTCGCGGTCCAGGACTGCATTGACCTGCACGGATGCACGGTGGCCCAGGCTGAGGAGGAACTGGACGAGTTCCTGCGAACGGCATTCCGGAAAAGCTTGCACTGCGTCAAGGTCATCCACGGCCGCGGTTTACGCTCTACCAAAGGCGCGCGTCTCAAGGAGGCTGTCGTGAAGCGGATGTCAGGCCGGTATCGCAAGGACCTGATCGCCTACGTGACCGCGCCGCAGTACGACGGCGGGCTCGGCGCGGTCTACGTGCTGCTTCTGGCGCAGGAGCTCCGGAGGAGCAGGTGAAGAGAGCGGCCGAATCGCGATCACGGGCCGGGCAAAAGCGTCTCTCGCCTTCGCAAGTCCGCTCCTTCCAGAGAAAGGTGCTCGATCACTTTGCGAGACAGGGCCGCAAGCTCCCGTGGCGGAGTCGCATCAACCCCTACCGCATCCTGGTCTCCGAGATTATGCTCCAGCAGACCCAGGTCGACCGGGTCATCGAGAAGTACGCGGAATTCCTATCGGCCTTCCCCGATTTTGGAGCGCTTGCCCGGGCAACGACGGCAGAAGTGCTCGGCGTCTGGTCGGGCATGGGGTACAACCGGAGGGCGCTGGCGCTCAGGTCGCTCGCCGAAAAGGTCATGACCGTACACAACGGGAAGCTGCCGCAAGATCCCGAAAACCTTCTCAGCCTGCCGGGCATCGGAAAGTACACGGCAGGCGCGATCATGGCTTTTGCCTTCAACAAGCCTGTGGTGTTCATGGATACCAATATTCGGCGCGTCTATATCCACGAGTTTTTCCAGGACCGCCACGGCATCCACGATGATGAACTGCTTCCTCTCGTGGAACAGACCCTGGACCGGGACGACCCCCGGCGCTGGTACAACGCACTTATGGACTACGGGTCCGTGCTCAAACGGGAACAGATCAACCCGAACCGCAGGAGCGTGCATTACACGCGGCAGAGCCCTTTCGAGAACTCGAACAGGCAGGTGCGCGGCGCAATCCTGAAGTCACTGGTAAAGGAGTCACCGCTCTCGGTCGCGGGGCTTGTGAAGAGGACCGGTATGGACACGGAGCGAATAGAGAGCAACCTTGTCCGACTGTGTGAAGAGGGATTTATAAGAAAGGAAGGAAGAAACTACGTAATCTAGAGCTCGACTTGCGAAGCCCCTTTCACGTCATGCCGGACTTGATCCGGCATCCAGGATATTTGTAGGAGCTGGATTCCGGCTTTCGCGGGAATGACAGCAGTAGAGAAAACCATGCGCCAAGGCCCCGATTATATCCAGCTCTA
This genomic interval from Nitrospirota bacterium contains the following:
- a CDS encoding tetratricopeptide repeat protein, encoding MKRLFFTTALLTINLALISSVNAEINYCEDLFKNGKYDQTVEACTTELRNTDSKDTQAHAYYYRGRAYEQKGDSEKAFADLTKALELNSKLYPANISLGMIYYHRGSFDKAIAEYNKALELQPERLFLCALYTNRGNAFASQGHIDEAIADFSKCIESSTKNDSLARAYAMRGTAYLSKKEYDRSILDCSKAIELDSKFTAAYNQRGLAFHSKGKYDQAVADFSKAIDLEPKGMYVYASYANRGNSLKAQGKYELAIFDYKRAIELKEKIPNTHYNMACAYALANKTHEACLSLQKAIANGYSNWGKIKTDSELGNLHDSPCYKSILHGE
- a CDS encoding Smr/MutS family protein; its protein translation is MSSKDFASRPFEKLKKKIAIAEAAAAPAPVRAKRKEDYSDEELFSAEMDGVREIEAFRTLACGHRTRTHAPRQQRDEVWDAMACLEAIVKGEHPLDLAQTQEYVAWAHGDFRPDIVASLHQGRFAVQDCIDLHGCTVAQAEEELDEFLRTAFRKSLHCVKVIHGRGLRSTKGARLKEAVVKRMSGRYRKDLIAYVTAPQYDGGLGAVYVLLLAQELRRSR
- a CDS encoding A/G-specific adenine glycosylase, which translates into the protein MKRAAESRSRAGQKRLSPSQVRSFQRKVLDHFARQGRKLPWRSRINPYRILVSEIMLQQTQVDRVIEKYAEFLSAFPDFGALARATTAEVLGVWSGMGYNRRALALRSLAEKVMTVHNGKLPQDPENLLSLPGIGKYTAGAIMAFAFNKPVVFMDTNIRRVYIHEFFQDRHGIHDDELLPLVEQTLDRDDPRRWYNALMDYGSVLKREQINPNRRSVHYTRQSPFENSNRQVRGAILKSLVKESPLSVAGLVKRTGMDTERIESNLVRLCEEGFIRKEGRNYVI